The nucleotide window TAACGTAAAAGTAGCTGCATTAGACGAAAGCATGGTTACCAAAGGTGATGCTATATTCAAAACAAAATGTTCCGCATGCCATAAGCTGACAGACGAAAAACTGGTTGGTCCAGGCTGGAAAGGTGTTACCGGTAGGAAAGAACCTTACTGGATTATGAACTTTATCACAAACCCAGATGCTATGATTGACAAAGATCCTGAACTTCAAGCTCAACTTGAAATATGTTTAGTAAGAATGCCTAATCAAAACCTTACTGACGATGATGCCCGCCATATCCTTGAGTTTATGAGAAAAAATGACGGCGCTAAGTAATAAAACAACCTAAAAATAAACCTAAATTTATGAAACTACAATCAGTTTTTTTATATTCCTTATTAGGAATAACTCTGGTTGGTACTTCCTGCAAGCCTAAGGGGACATCCTCGGCTGTAACAGGTGGTGCTGCCGAAAAGACCTATGTGCCTCCTGGTAAATATGACGAATTGTATAACTTCGTCTCTGGCGGATTCAGTGGTCAAATGTCCGTTTATGGTCTGCCCAGTGGTAGATTACTTCGCGTAATTCCCGTATTCTCTGTTGATCCAGAAAAAGGATGGGGATACAGCGAAGAAACAAAACCGATGCTAAACACCTCACACGGTTTTGTACCTTGGGATGATTTACACCACGTAGAACTCTCCCAAACAAACGGAGAAGTTAATGGTAAGTGGGTATTTGGTAACGCAAATAACACCCCGCGTATTGCCAGAATAGACCTCAAAACCTTCCGTACAGCCGAAATTATTGAGTTGCCAAATAGTGCAGGTAACCACAGCTCACCATACGGTACAGAAAATACCGAATACGTAGTAGCCGGAACCCGTTTCAGCGTTCCCGCTGACGGTGCCGGTTCTGATGTGCCGATTAGCTCCTATAAAGAAAACTTCAAAGGACATATCAGCTTTATCAGCGTTGATAAAGAAACCGGAAAAATGGATTTATCCTTCCAGATTCGTACTCCGGGCGTTAACTTTGACTTAGCCCGCTGCGGAAAAGCAAAATCTCACGGTTGGTTCTTCTTCTCTTGCTACAACACAGAGCAAGCCAATACACTGCTTGAAGTGAATGCTTCTAAAAATGATAAAGACTTTATCATGGCAGTAAATTGGAAAAAAGCTGAAGAATACTTAAAAGCCGGCAAAGGAAAAAAAGTACCTGTAAAATATGCTCACAATACTTACAATGAGACTACTCACACAGCAACCTCTGAATTTAAAAATGAAGTCATTGTGTTAGATGCCGCTGAGTTGAAAGACATCTGCTACTTTATACCTTGCCCGAAATCTCCACACGGCTGCGACGTTAACCCAACCGGTGAGTATATCGTAGGAAGCGGTAAATTAGCTGCATTACTACCTGTATTTAGTTTTGATAAAATCCAAACAGCTATTGCTGAAAAGCAATTTGAAGGAGAATACGGTGGAATCCCCGTTATCAAATACGAAGCTGCCCTCCACGGAGAAGTTCAAAAGCCCGGCTTAGGCCCATTACACACCGAATTTGATGCTAACGGATTTGCTTACACCTCATTCTTCGTTTCTTCTGAAGTTGTAAAATGGAACGTTAAGGAACTAAAAGTAGTAGATAGAGTTCCAACTTACTACTCTGTAGGCCACCTTTGCGTACCCGGCGGTAATACCAGAAAGCCTTATGGAAAATATGTGATTGCCTACAACAAAATCACCAAAGACAGATACTTACCTACAGGACCAGAACTTTCTCAAAGTGCTCAGTTGTTTGACATATCAGGCGATAAAATGCAGCTGATACTGGACTTCCCAACCATTGGTGAACCACACTATGCGCAAGCCGCACCTGCCGAACTCTTTACCAAAAATCAGTATAAGATATACAAGATTGAAGAGAACAAACACCCGTATGTCGCTAAAGGCGAAGCAGAAACAAAAGCAGTTCGTGAAGGAAATAAAGTTCACATATACTTAACAACTATTCGTTCTCACATAGCCCCTGATAATATCGAAGGCGTAAAAGTGGGAGATGAAGTGTATTTCCACGTTACAAACTTAGAGCAAGACTGGGATATTCCACATGGCTTTGCTATCAAGGGTGCCAATAATGGTGAACTACTAATCATGCCGGGTGAAACTACAACCTTAAAGTGGATACCCGAAAAAACCGGTATTTTCCCGATGTATTGTACTGACTTTTGTAGTGCTTTGCACCAAGAAATGCAGGGATATGTACGGGTTTCCCCAGCCGGAAGCAATGTACCTCTAACGGCTAGCATTGGCAAAAACGCTGCAGACGAAAAAGCTCAAAAATAATCTTGATTTAAAGCTATAATAATCAAGGGGATAATTACCGTAATATTTTACGGTAGTTATTCCCTTTCCTTTTGAACCAAATTATACTTATGAATACTTCCAAATTATCATTAAAATCAAAAATTTTAGTTGCCTTCGGGGGACTAATGTTAGCCTTAGCACTTTTCTTCCCGCTTTGGAGGATAGATTTTGAAGCACCACAATATCCTGAAGGATTACGGATGTTTATTTATCCGCACAAAATGGGAGGAGACGTTCAGATAATCAACGGCTTAAATCACTATATCGGGATGAAAACAATCCACGATGACTCCTTTGTTGAACTAAAGATATTACCTTATTTGATTGGTGGATTTTCTGTGTTCTTCTTTCTTACCGCTTTTTTGGGTGGAAAAAAAGCATTATATACCTTAACATTGGTATTTATTCTTTTTGGGATTGCTTCCATGATAGACTTTTGGCACTGGGAATACCAGTATGGCCATGAATTAGACCCAAATGCCGCTATAAAAGTACCCGGAGCTACCTATCAACCCCCCTTGATTGGCTATAAATTACTGCTAAACTTTGGGGTACTTTCTCTCCCTGATGTTGGCGGAATTATGCTTGTAATAGCCGGCTTAGTTCTTGTTATAGCTATTATGCTGGAAAACAACTTGTTAAATCGGTTTATGGGTAAAAAAATGATGCTCATATTACCGTTTTCGGCGATGTTCTTCTTAGCTTGTGTTAGCTCCGGGCCGGAATCAATTACCTTGAATAAAGATAACTGCGCCTACTGCAAAATGACTATCAGCGATGGTCGCTTTGGCTGCGAAATAATCACAGAAAAAGGCAGAACCTACAAATTTGACGATATTGAGTGTATGTTTGCTTACCTCAAACAAAATCAAAGTACACCTATTCAGAGTCATTGGGTACACAACTATTTGGATAAAAGCAACTTAATTCCTGCGGAAAAATCTTATTATGTAACAACAACAACAAAGGCAATTTCCAGCCCAATGGGGGGAAATACAGCCGCTTTCAAAAACAAATCAGATGCAGAGTCAGCAGCATCTAAATACAATACTCAGGTGCAAACGTGGGAACAAATAGCCGCTTCAAAAAAATAACCTCCGTCTTACTGCTCTCCTTATTCATTGGACAATTTTCACCCCCCAAAATATATTCAGCAGTCTTTTCGGTTGGTGAAAAATTTCAACTGAAAAACATCCGGCAGGCTCTCTTGCTGGCTAACCCACATGATACAATTACAGTTTATGGCGGCAAATACCAAGAAGGTAATCTGGTAATCCAAAAACCAATTACTTTAATAGGGATAAATAATCCCATTATAGATGGTGAAAAAAAGCATGAAGTCATCTCCATAAAAGCAGATTCCGTTACCATTACCGGGTTTATTATTCAGCAATCAAGCCATGCCATCTTAGAAGACCCGGCCGGCATCAAGGTTTATAACCGAAGAAATATAGCAATCATCGGAAATAGAATTGAAGATACCTATTTTGGGGTTTATATTCAAAATGGCAGCCATTGTATTATCAAAAATAATACACTTATCGGAAAAGCTGCGGAAGAATACCAGTCCGGTAATGGAATTCACTGCTGGAAAAGCGATAGCCTCCAAATTATTGGAAATAGCATACAAGGACATCGAGATGGAATTTACTTTGAATTTGTAACTGCCTCCATAATCTGGCGAAATATTTCTAAACATAATCTCCGCTATGGATTACACTTTATGTTTTCAGATAATGATGCCTATATCTCTAATGTATTTAAGCACAACGGTGCCGGCGTAGCCGTAATGTTTACTAAAAAAGTAGTTATGCTGAATAACCATTACCAAGATAATTGGGGAGATTCCGCCTATGGAATATTACTCAAAGAAATATCCGATGCCTATATGATGGGAAATAACTTCTATGCAAACACTTCCGCCATCTTCATGGAAGGCACTAACCGGATTATCATTGAACGAAATAACTTCAAGGATAACGGCTGGGGCATAAAAATCCAAGCAAGCTGTATGGATAATGTGGTCCGTTATAATAACTTCATAAACAACACATTTGACGTTAGTACCAACGGAAACTTAGTCCTAAATACCTTTGAAAAAAATTATTGGGATAAGTATGAAGGCTATGACTTAGATAAAGACAGTATTGGAGACGTTCCCTATCATCCCCTAAGTTTATTTTCAGTAATCGCCGAAAAAAACCCAACAGTTATGCTGCTCTACCGAAGTTTTATGGTAATGCTCTTAGATAAATCTGAAAAAATTATTCCCAGTTTAACACCCGAAAATTTTGTTGATAACTCCCCCGTTATTAAAAAATGGAAACTGTAATCGAAGTAAAAAACCTTTCTAAGCAATTTAATAAGATTCCAGTCTTAAAAAATGTGAATCTTACTTTAAACAAAGGAGAGTGTATCGCGCTTATTGGCCCAAATGCTTGCGGGAAAACCACCCTGATTAAAAGCATTTTAGGTATGGTATTACCTACCCAAGGTGAGATTTTTTTTCAGGGAAAAACCATCAAGCAGGATAATCTATATCGAAACCACATCGGTTATATGCCCCAGATTGGAAAGTATCCGGAAAATATGACAATCAATCAAGTAATAGAAATGATTAAAGACATCCGCCCTTGGATAACTACTTATGACGAAGACTTGATTACCCAATTTCAACTTCAGGCAATGGCGTTTAAAAAAATGCGTACTCTAAGTGGCGGAACTACCCAAAAAGTAAGTGCCGCAATTGCTTTTTTATTCAACCCAGATGTTTTGATTCTAGATGAACCAACCGCCGGCTTAGACCCCCTCGCCGCTGATATACTCAAAGAAAAAATTATCCGCGAAAGAAATAACGGAAAACTTATCCTAATAACTTCCCACTTACTCAGTGAGTTAGACGAGCTTATCTCCGAAGTAATCTTTATGCAAGAGGGAAATATCATATTTCATCAAAAAACCCAAGAATTACGTGAACAAACCCAGGAAAGCAAAATCTCAAAAGCTATATCCGTAATCCTCCAAAAAAATAACCCATGAATAAACTCATCCGTTTTGTCATAACTGATGTTTTGAAATCCAAAATCATCATTGGTTATACCATTTTTATAACTTGTATAGCTTGGGGAACTTTCTTATTAGAAGATAGCCCCACTAAGGGAATAGCTACCTTGCTAAACATTGTATTACTGATAGTTCCGCTATTTTCCCTCGTTTTTTCTACCATATACATCTACAATAGTTCTGAATTTATCGAGCTGCTATTAAGCCAACCGATTCAACGAAAAACTATCTGGTTAAGCATATTTGCCGGATTAATGACTTGTTTGGTGATTTCATTAGCTGTGGCTATCGGATTACCGCTTCTTTTATTTGTAGATATTGACTTAGCCATCATGATTATGGTAATGGCAGCATTGGTTGCTGGAGTTTTTACTGCCTTAGCAACACTTTGCTCCATCCTAAGCAGAGATAAAGCCAAAGGAATTGGCTATGCCGTGATGGCGTGGCTTCTATTAGCATTCTTTTTTGATGTCTTAATACTCTTCTTATTATTCCAATTTGCAGATTATCCCATAGAAAAACCGGCCGTAGTCTTAGTTTCCTTAAACCCGATAGATTTAGCCAGAATATTAATACTCTTAAAGTTAGATATTTCTTCAATGTTAGGATTTACCGGCGCCGTTTTTAGATCCTTTTTTGGAAATAATTTAGGAATGGTTATGGCTATTTTGATGCTTTTTTTGTGGATTATTCTACCGGTTTGGGCATCAACCAAAATTTTTGGTAAAAAAGATTTGTAATACTGGGTGTATTTTGCAGGGATAATTTTATCTAAATGCATCTTCAATAGGGTGAATTTCAGGCTGTTGATCTGAAAATACTGTAATGGCAAGTACATCAAAACGAGCCGGCAGTTCTGTATAGGAGGGGTTTTTATGGTAAAATGCGGCAGCAGCCCGCCGTAAACGTTCTTGCTTTTGATGAGAAATATTCATCTCAGGAAAAAAACCCGTTTTTGCGAATGTAGTTTTGACTTCTACAAAAACAAGTTGGTTGCTTTTTTGGCAAACAATATCAATTTCTAAATGCTCAAAACGCCAATTTTGGAAAAGTATTTGGTAATTATTAGTTTCTAACCAATTACGCGCTAATGTTTCTCCGTATTTTCCGAGTTTTTGGTTGTGTTTAGGCATAATAATAAAGTAAGAGGCTGGTGCGTTTTGTGCGACCAGCCTCTTAGTATGGTTTATTAGGGTTAAAAAAGGAATAATTACATCATTCCGCCCATTCCGCCCATTCCACCCATTGCGGCAGGGTTTGGCATTGCGGATTTTTCTTCTTCAGCATCACAGATAACACACTCGGTTGTTAGGAGTAATCCTGCGATAGAAGCGGCGTTTTCCAGTGCGCAACGTGCTACTTTGGTTGGGTCAATAACGCCTGTTTCAAAAAGTTTTTCATACTGCTCGGTGCGGGCGTTGTATCCAAAATCGCCTTCACCTTCGCGTACTTTTTGTAGAATAACGGCTCCTTCAAGACCTGCATTAGCAACAATTTGACGAAGAGGCTCTTCTAAGGAACGGCGTACAATAGATACTCCAATGCCTACGTCTCCTTTTAATAAATTGTCGTTAATTCCGCCACGCCCCTTGTCAATAGAAGCGATAGTGCGTACAAAGGCTACGCCACCACCGGGGATGATGCCTTCTTGCACAGCAGCGCGGGTAGCGTGTAAAGCATCTTCTACGCGGGCTTTCTTCTCTTTCATAGCTACTTCGGTTGGCGCACCAATATGGAGTACTGCAACTCCACCGGCAAGTTTAGCCAAACGCTCATTGAGTTTTTCCTTGTCATACTCAGAGGTAGTAACTTCAATTTGTGCTTTAATTTGATTTACACGGGCTTTAATATCATCGCTATTTCCTTTTCCGCCAACAACAGTAGTGTTGTCTTTGTCAATAGAAACTTTGGAGCAACGTCCTAAGAAGTCTAATGTTGCATTTTCTAATTTATAACCACGATCTTCAGAGATAACAGTTCCACCGGTTAAGATAGCAATATCTTCTAACATAGCCTTGCGGCGGTCTCCAAAACCGGGAGCTTTAACAGCAGCTATTTTGAGAGAACCACGTAATTTGTTTACTACGATTGTAGCAAGTGCTTCGCCATCAATATCTTCTGCTATTACCAATAATGGACGGCCAGTCTGAATTTGCTTTTCTAAGATGGGAAGAAGCTCCTTCATGCTGGATATTTTTTTGTCATAAATCAGCAAGTAAGGGTCTTCGAGTTCTACGGTCATGTTATCCGAATTGGTTACGAAGTACGGGGATATGTATCCGCGGTCAAACTGCATACCTTCTACGGTTTTGAGTTCTGTTTCGGTTCCTCTGGCTTCTTCAACGGTAATTACACCGTCTTTACCCACAGTATCCATAGCTTTAGCTATTAAGCTGCCGATTTCGCTGTCTCCATTAGCTGAAACAGTGGCGACTTGCTCTATTTCTTTGGTTCCGGAGATAGGGCGGGAAAGTTTTTTGAGGTTGTCTATCACAACAGCAACGGCTTCATCAATGCCCCGTTTTAGTTCCATCGGGTTTGAGCCGGCAGCTACGTTTTTAAGTCCTTCACGAACAATAGCTTGTGCTAAAACAGTTGCGGTAGTAGTTCCATCACCGGCGATGTCTGCGGTTTTGGAAGCCACTTCTTTAACCATCTGTGCACCCATATTTTCGATAGGATCTCTTAATTCGATTTCCTTAGCTACGGTAACACCGTCTTTGGTTATCAATGGAGCACCAAATTTTTTGTCAATAACTACATTACGCCCCCTAGGGCCTAAGGTAACTTTTACAGCGTTTGATAAAGCATCAACACCCGCTTTTAATTTTTCGCGAGCTTCTCTGTCGAATTGAATGTTTTTAGGCATAATCTTTTTAATAAAATTTGAATTAAACGATAGCGAATATATCTGATTCTTTCATAATGAGGTAATCTTTACCTTCAATTTGAATTTCTGTACCGGCATATTTGCCATATAATACTACTTGACCTACTTTTACGGTAGTAGGTTCATCTTTTTTACCCGGGCCAACGGCCACAACAATACCGCGCTGTGGGCGTTCTTTTGCGGTATCTGGAATGATAATCCCTGATGCGGTTTTTTCTTCTGCCAACGCGGCCTCAATCACAACGCGGTCGGCTAATGGTTGAATTTTTACTGACATAATTTATTTCTATGAATAATAGTTTATAAAGTTTATCTCTCCTTATCGAATAGTATGCCAAATAATAACATCATGCCAAATATACTGATTTTGGCATAATTAAGTATGAATGATAAAACTTTTATTGACAAATTGGCAGTTTTTGGATAATTGAAAATATCCTACTTATTTAGTATTCTCTATTTTGGGGGGAGATTTCGCGGCTGTTATGCGCTTTTTTACCAAAATATCTCCATACCAACTATCTATACTTACGCTGTCTTTATCCCAAAAAGCCTCTATGGAGTTTGTTAGAGCTATTAGTGTTAAGCTCGGAGTATCTAAAAGTACTTTGGTTGAATCTACTGAAACTGTGTAAGTGTCTGAATATTGCTGCTTTAGCTTGTAACAAGTATTAACAACCGGCTTAAAGTCAATTATTTCTTCTTCTCCTGTTAAGGATACAAACTTAATTTTAGCCTGCTGGAAATCTGGAATAAAACTACCCAAACCGGTGATTTCCACAGTATTAGATTGATAACGCCCAAAGTTAGTGGATATCCAATAGTCATACCCGGAAATAGACCGCCATTTGGGATTTTTATCTAAAAAATTACAATAAAAAATCTTTTCTCGATTTTCCTGATTGCTGTAACCTACCCTCAAGTATATTTCTAAACTATTCACAATTTGATATAAACCTCTTTTAGAATCGGTAGCCAGCAATAAAGAATCTATAGAAATAGCTAAAAATGGTTGAATTTCTGCAAATGAATTGGTTTGGCGAAAGAAATCGAGCATACTGCGTAATTGTTCCCCGTCATTGTCTTTCCAAACTCGGTTTTTGTCAGGAATAAACCGACCTTGACTTAAAGCATTATTTTGGGTTAATATTTTCTGGAACCGGTCTTTTTGGCTGCGTACAGACCAACCTACTGCCCCAACCGGCCCAATTAAGCTGATTAAAGCCGCTACAAACAGCGACTGAGGAATCCGTTCTATATTTTTCTCCCGAGAAAATGTGAAATATAATGTAACAACCGTTAGCCAAATCGCTAATTCCACTAAATAATATCGGTTGGGAGTTACTCCGTATTGATAAATACGTTCATACGCAGCTAAAAATAATAGTATAATTAACGGAAATAATGCTAAATAAAAATATTTTGAAAATACTAATATCCAGCTATTTTCAGGTTTGTTTTGTATCGGCCAAATGAGTAATAACGCCAATATACCTGCAATAGAAAAACACAAAACCAACCAACCAACCCAGCCAGAAGGTAGCAAAAATGTGATTATTATTTCAGCTAAATAAAGATATAAAATCCCCAAATACACAACTACTAAGGGAAGCAGCACAAACTGAACAAATTGTTTTAATAGGGAGGGGTAGTTTGTATCTTGTTCTAAAACTTCCCAATCGTGTGGAATACCGGCCAAAAAATACCATGTGTTAAAGATGCAAGTAATAAATGCCAATAAGTCCCCATAGATTTTGTCAGGCATATCCACATGAAGTAACTTATCAATAGAAAGTAACGCAACTGAAATTCCAATAAAGAGCGTCCCCGAAAAAAGTACAGATTGAATAATCCGCTGAAAAAGTATGCGGTTATATTGCCAAAAGCTTGTTGTAGAAGATTTTCCTAAAAAAGGTAAAAACGCTATTAAAAAATGGGCTGCCAACATATACATCCCGACTTGATAAAAATCTACCTCTACTATGGGAAAACTGATGGTGAAATACAGTGCATAAACAAACAATAATGACACAAATTGAATCGGGATACGCCATATTTTAAATTGGCTACGCTCTGCCCATAGAGATGTAGATACCGAAAATACCATCGCTACGTTAGAAAGCAGTAATAACATTAACAGTTTATCTTCCTCGTTCTTTCCTGACCATCCAACTTTATGGAATAAAAAAATACATAAACAAAACCCCATAAAAGCTGCTATTATGGATGCAGGAAACCGCTTGGCAGTCTGTAACGATTGTGCTGTAATACGGTGTAAATCAGGAAATTTCATTAGTTTAAAGTGTTAAAAGTACAAAAAATTATTCTGATATGGCGATTTTGCCGATAAACTGGCCGGTATCGTTTTCGGCAACGAACCAGAATATTCCGGGACGAACTCTTTTTCCGTTGTTGTCTGTTAAATCCCAAAAAGTTCCGCCATCTGCATTGCGCTCTACAAGCTGTCTTACACGCTCTCCCTGTAAAGTATAGATACGAACAACTGCGAAGGAAGGCAAATTGGAAATCGTAACTCCCTCTGAAACAGAGTTTTTCTTATACGGATTTGGGAATGCATATACTTCTGAAAAATCTGCTGCGGCTTCCCAAAAGGTAGCTACATCACCTAAGCTATCCCGCTGTGCCTCAAAATTTTGCCCAGTTATCCCCCGAATGGTTATTGAAACCGGAATTCCTGTTGCACCTAAGCGTATTCCTCGTAACCTTAACCAAATCTGGTCTGAACTCACCTCAAAATCTTGAACAAAACCAAATGGCTGAACCTGAAAACTTTCTAAATGAACAGACGTAGTATTGACGGGCTTGTTGAAATGCAATATTGCTTCATTATCTCCAGTTTTTTCCCAATTAGTTAGGAACAAAGCGGGCTGTTTGCTGACTTCTACCCACTGATAGATTTGGGTTGTATCTATCCAAAGGCCGGGTAAATTTATCAAAACCTGAATACTGTAATTTCCTGGTGGGCAATTATCGGCAGTATTTAAGAGTAACTTAGTGGAATCCGGTGTTGGAAATATTTCCGTTATAGGCAGTGAATCAGTGTTATGTGTGAGTTTTAAAACCGACAGTAGTAAATCCGGGTTGGGTATAGGCTGGCTAAACTGTACAGATACTTGGCTACCCCCGCTGACGTATGCACGCCTGATGTTCACCTGCCCATGTGTGCGGATAAACACAAGATTAGAAAATGCACCCGTATCCGGAAGAACACTGCGAACCACAAAGACATAACGCTCGTTTTTCTCTAAACCTCCAACTCCAAAAGAATTTCCAGAAATTGGGCTAATACCTTGAAAAAAATCATCAGTATATTTTGCCAATAAGATTTGATAACTACTTGACCCAGATCCAGACCATGTTAATTGTACAGAATCTTCTGAAACCAATGAGGCATTTAACGCTACTGCAGAAATGGATAATCCATTTGGCTGATATTCAAAAAAATAGGAAGTATCACTAACGCCGAGCAATACTTCTGCAAGGCCGTTTTTATCTACATCACCACACAGAATAGTTGGGTTGTATGTGCCATAATAAAACCAAATCCACTGATAATTACCATTTTGGAAACTTAGAATATATGTTTTGGGAAAGTTTGTGATAATGAGTTCCGGAAAGCCGTCTCCAGTTAAGTCTGCCATTGTTGCGGCAGGGCCGGTTTCGTCCTGAAAATCAAATAAGGCATCCTGCCAAATTCTTTGATATTGGTCGTCTGCCGTAGCTTCCCATATTTCGAGATTCCAGTAAGGAGGTTCATATTCACTATGTTCATCTCGTAAGGTAGAAGTGTGGGTAGCTACAAAAAATTCCGGCTTTCCGTTATGGTTCATATCTCCGGCACATAGGTAATCAGAAGATTTTTGCAAACCTGTTTCGTGAATAAAGTTTAACTTATAGGTATTGTTTCCGGTATTTTCATAGATTTGAAAATCACCATCAAAATCGCCAGTAACAATTTCCCTTTTTCCGTCTTGGTCAAAGTCTTCTACCAAAGCTTTGGGAGCTGTTGAACCCAGATAGTTTGTTGTGGAATCTGGAAGTGTTGCTGTGCGCTGAAAGGTAGAGCCGTTTTTCTCCAAAATGAAATAATTTCGAAAATCTTTGGCGATTATTTCTACGTTGGAGTCATTATCTGTATCAGCAAACCGTGCGGGATAACCTCTTTCTATTGTGCCGAGATTCAAAGACTTATTGGGAAACGGAGTGCCGGTAAGTAGTACAATAGAATCGTTTTTATTAGCTAAAAGTTCAGGCAAAAAATCGCCGGTAATATCAGCCGTATCCTTAGGGATAAGCAATTCCGGTATTGAAACGGAATCTTTTAGCAGAAACTTGATTCCGTTAAACTCCCAGAATTTAACCCGACCGTCATTAGCATCAAACTGAAATCTGCTGGAAACTATTTCAGGAAGGTTATTTTGGTTAAAATCAGTTAGGAATGGTAGTGTGTAAGCTAATGGGATTCCATAATTTTTGGGTTTAAATATGCGTTCGCTGGAAGGTATGATTTCGGGGATAAGCCATGTTTTTTGTATGTTAGTAGTTGATTTTAAGCTGCTTGTGCTGGTAAGTTCAAGCCACCATTGGATTTCGGCAGGTTGTGTGATTTCCGGGTTTATCAAGAAATGTCCGTTTCTGGTTATGCGGTCATAAGTGAGAGTGCAGGCTGCTGCTCCAGAATATTGATAAATCAAGCGGGTAGTACAAACTTCAGCGTGTTTAAAGGTAACAAGGATTTTGCGCTGGTTATCGTCCCAAACCGGTGTTGCATATAACACGGAAGTGATAGCGGCAGTAGTGTCTTTGTACAACCGTATTTTTACCTCATCTGTTTGTTGGTTTCTCAGGAAAACACGTAGCCGCAAGGTAATTTCTCCAGATGGAATGTTTGAAATATCCCACCAAGTAACCGTATCTTGTAGAACCTGCTTAAATTGTTTATCCAAAACATTTATCCATATTTGGTTGCTTTCATCTCTTCCTAAATGGTAATCTATGGAAAAACTTTGGAATAGCGGGTGTACGGCAGTAGCCACAATCGGGATTTGTGTTTGGTTGAGTCCTTGGTCTGGCTTTAGGTTATGGATTTTAACGATTGGGTTTCCGATAAGATTTAGGGCGCGAAAGGTATTTACGCGTCCTGCACCTGTGTAGTAGTCCCAGCCGATAGGGCCGATGTCATCACAGGTAGCGGTAAGCCGTCCGCGCATTTGGTCAGGAGTTAGTGTTGGGATTTTGCTTAGGCACAATGCGGCAGCACCACTTACGATGGGGGCAGCTATACTTGTTCCAGAAAAAAAACCAAATGCAGCATTGCCTAATGTATCCGACCGAGTAGGTGCAAAAACACTGCTCCCCGGCGCACATAAAGCAACATGATTTCCAAAACTACTTACTGGCCAAAGATACTCACGGCCAGCCTGCGCATCA belongs to Bacteroidia bacterium and includes:
- a CDS encoding S8 family serine peptidase encodes the protein MHFLRLAFGFKKMLFLSVLCWLTTKVFAQTAISWNIQVAPENIAILQNWNNSQKTAQFPILRQANCILLKPESKPDDSALAVWATLNFPQPISITQLYQTKLFKHIEPNYTRKIDKFSNDPALSGEPAWHHQRVHSFEAWDITTGDSAIIVGIIDTGIDYYHPEFSKQFYINSLEDLNQNGQLDSTDFNGIDDDHNGFIDDVIGYNFAELPILPSGGNHSISRGNVYDDNQHGTIVGGLLAAKSDNGIGGCGIAPNVKLLIVRAFNSSGTGEDRDIAQAIIYAADRGARIINCSFGDVYPSLLMHAAIRYAYQKGCIIIASAGNGTGDQRHFPSDFQEVISVSASSYDAQAGREYLWPVSSFGNHVALCAPGSSVFAPTRSDTLGNAAFGFFSGTSIAAPIVSGAAALCLSKIPTLTPDQMRGRLTATCDDIGPIGWDYYTGAGRVNTFRALNLIGNPIVKIHNLKPDQGLNQTQIPIVATAVHPLFQSFSIDYHLGRDESNQIWINVLDKQFKQVLQDTVTWWDISNIPSGEITLRLRVFLRNQQTDEVKIRLYKDTTAAITSVLYATPVWDDNQRKILVTFKHAEVCTTRLIYQYSGAAACTLTYDRITRNGHFLINPEITQPAEIQWWLELTSTSSLKSTTNIQKTWLIPEIIPSSERIFKPKNYGIPLAYTLPFLTDFNQNNLPEIVSSRFQFDANDGRVKFWEFNGIKFLLKDSVSIPELLIPKDTADITGDFLPELLANKNDSIVLLTGTPFPNKSLNLGTIERGYPARFADTDNDSNVEIIAKDFRNYFILEKNGSTFQRTATLPDSTTNYLGSTAPKALVEDFDQDGKREIVTGDFDGDFQIYENTGNNTYKLNFIHETGLQKSSDYLCAGDMNHNGKPEFFVATHTSTLRDEHSEYEPPYWNLEIWEATADDQYQRIWQDALFDFQDETGPAATMADLTGDGFPELIITNFPKTYILSFQNGNYQWIWFYYGTYNPTILCGDVDKNGLAEVLLGVSDTSYFFEYQPNGLSISAVALNASLVSEDSVQLTWSGSGSSSYQILLAKYTDDFFQGISPISGNSFGVGGLEKNERYVFVVRSVLPDTGAFSNLVFIRTHGQVNIRRAYVSGGSQVSVQFSQPIPNPDLLLSVLKLTHNTDSLPITEIFPTPDSTKLLLNTADNCPPGNYSIQVLINLPGLWIDTTQIYQWVEVSKQPALFLTNWEKTGDNEAILHFNKPVNTTSVHLESFQVQPFGFVQDFEVSSDQIWLRLRGIRLGATGIPVSITIRGITGQNFEAQRDSLGDVATFWEAAADFSEVYAFPNPYKKNSVSEGVTISNLPSFAVVRIYTLQGERVRQLVERNADGGTFWDLTDNNGKRVRPGIFWFVAENDTGQFIGKIAISE